The Calditrichota bacterium genome contains a region encoding:
- a CDS encoding UpxY family transcription antiterminator: MISQTDPYWYAFVTRPRHEKRVEKQLRGNGVDCYLPLHRTLHQWKDRRKYVEVPLFSCYIFAHISYFKRYDVLTVPGVVRIVSIGNQPTPVRDEEIEAVRALLASKTSFELSQELHYGDRVRIVEGPLAGVEGELVDFRCGQKVALNVGVIGQSLLVEIEQSKLVRVAASQEHDKSASKWVARWRSMGLPLRE, encoded by the coding sequence ATGATCAGCCAGACAGACCCCTACTGGTATGCATTTGTCACCCGGCCGCGCCACGAAAAGCGCGTGGAGAAGCAGCTGCGCGGCAACGGCGTCGACTGCTACCTGCCCCTGCATCGCACCCTGCACCAGTGGAAAGACCGCCGCAAATACGTGGAGGTGCCGCTTTTTTCCTGCTACATCTTTGCCCACATCTCCTACTTCAAGCGCTACGATGTGCTCACCGTGCCGGGGGTGGTGCGCATCGTCTCCATCGGCAACCAGCCCACCCCGGTGCGCGATGAGGAGATCGAGGCGGTGCGCGCCCTGCTGGCCAGCAAGACGAGCTTTGAGCTGAGCCAGGAGCTGCATTATGGCGACCGCGTGCGCATCGTCGAGGGGCCGCTGGCTGGAGTGGAAGGGGAATTGGTGGACTTTCGCTGCGGGCAGAAGGTGGCGCTCAACGTGGGGGTGATCGGGCAGTCGCTCTTGGTGGAGATCGAGCAGAGCAAATTGGTGCGCGTGGCCGCCTCCCAGGAGCACGACAAATCCGCGTCCAAGTGGGTGGCGCGCTGGCGCTCCATGGGGCTCCCTCTGCGCGAGTGA
- a CDS encoding SDR family oxidoreductase: MAHYLVTGGGGFIGSHLVEELLRRGNRVRVLDNFATGKRENIAALLAALRDEQPQVDFAGRLEVVEGDVRSYHIVREAVEGVDFVLHQAALPSVPRSVKDPITSNEVNVVGTLNILNAAKETGVRRIVYASSSSIYGDLETLPKTEDMLPKPLSPYAVSKLAGEKYCQVFTRLYGLETVCLRYFNVFGPRQDPASQYSAVIPKFIRLIAQGERPTVYGDGSQSRDFTYVGNVVQANLLACEAAPEECSGEVFNIAYGRRVTINELVRVLNELLGRNVEPIYAEPRLGDVKHSLANIGKARQYLGYNPEIDFAEGLRRCVAFFMRQERIEAEQQRKETVHG; encoded by the coding sequence GTGGCGCACTATTTGGTGACCGGCGGGGGTGGATTCATCGGCTCGCACTTGGTGGAAGAGCTGCTGCGGCGCGGCAACCGGGTGCGGGTGCTGGACAACTTTGCCACCGGCAAGCGGGAGAACATCGCCGCGCTCCTGGCCGCCCTGCGCGATGAACAGCCGCAGGTGGATTTCGCCGGCCGGCTGGAGGTCGTCGAAGGCGATGTGCGCAGCTACCACATCGTGCGCGAGGCGGTGGAAGGCGTGGACTTTGTCCTGCACCAGGCGGCGCTGCCCTCGGTGCCCAGGTCGGTCAAGGACCCCATCACCAGCAACGAGGTGAACGTGGTGGGGACGCTCAACATTCTCAACGCCGCCAAGGAGACCGGTGTCAGGCGCATCGTCTACGCATCATCGTCGTCCATTTACGGCGACTTGGAGACGCTCCCCAAGACCGAGGATATGCTGCCCAAGCCGCTCTCTCCTTATGCAGTGTCCAAGTTGGCCGGGGAGAAGTATTGCCAGGTCTTCACCCGTCTCTACGGTTTGGAGACCGTCTGCCTGCGCTACTTCAACGTGTTCGGCCCGCGCCAGGACCCGGCCTCGCAGTATTCGGCGGTGATCCCCAAGTTCATCCGCCTCATCGCCCAGGGCGAGCGGCCTACGGTGTACGGGGACGGCAGCCAGTCGCGGGACTTCACCTACGTGGGCAATGTGGTGCAGGCCAATCTGTTGGCCTGCGAAGCCGCGCCTGAGGAGTGCTCCGGCGAGGTGTTCAACATCGCCTATGGCAGACGGGTGACCATCAACGAGTTGGTGCGCGTGCTCAATGAGCTATTGGGGCGGAATGTGGAGCCGATCTACGCGGAACCGCGGCTTGGTGACGTAAAGCACTCGTTGGCCAATATCGGCAAGGCGCGGCAGTACCTGGGCTACAACCCGGAGATCGACTTTGCCGAGGGCCTGCGGCGCTGCGTGGCGTTCTTCATGAGACAGGAACGAATCGAGGCAGAACAGCAACGAAAGGAAACAGTGCATGGCTGA
- a CDS encoding Gfo/Idh/MocA family oxidoreductase yields MADFAVVGAGRWGKNHVRTLHELGKLRAIVETDAGRRQEMAALYPGVAVYASVQESLAAELDGYVVATPAASHFAVTKFLLEQGKHVLVEKPLALSSKDAAELADLADRKGCKLMVGHVLLYHPAIRKIKELLDQGALGRLQYMYSNRLNLGTVRTEENILWSFAPHDISIFQYFVGALPEAVVCEGGVFLQPDVHDTTMTVLRYPDNVVGHIFVSWLHPFKEHRLVVIGSKGMVSFEDSSARKELLFYEKGIDWVAGEPVTREGATRAIDYEKKMPLTEELRHFVECVEQDKVPLTNARVGVEVLRILEMAEASLKKVPPPRPVREFYAHESAVVDKGAKIGKGTKIWHNSQVQAGAQIGENCVIGHNCFVAGRAVLGNGVKLESNVDVWDLVTLEDYVFAGPSAVFTNDINPRSRYPKAKYPQYGKWVPTLVKQGASIGANATIVCGVTIGRHAFIGAGAVVTRDVPDYGLVVGSPARLIGWMCECGTRLPLAKEPPDGSHAQCPTCARGYQFTSGSLVEVSEG; encoded by the coding sequence ATGGCTGACTTTGCGGTGGTGGGTGCAGGGCGGTGGGGCAAGAATCACGTGCGGACGCTGCACGAGTTGGGCAAGCTGCGGGCAATCGTCGAGACCGATGCCGGCCGGCGCCAGGAGATGGCGGCGCTCTATCCGGGAGTGGCAGTGTACGCCAGCGTGCAGGAGTCGCTCGCCGCGGAGCTGGACGGCTACGTGGTGGCCACCCCGGCAGCAAGCCACTTTGCGGTGACCAAATTCCTGTTGGAGCAGGGCAAGCATGTGTTGGTGGAAAAGCCGCTGGCCCTGAGCTCCAAGGACGCGGCAGAGCTGGCCGACCTTGCCGACCGCAAGGGGTGCAAACTCATGGTGGGGCATGTGTTGCTCTACCATCCGGCGATTCGCAAGATAAAGGAACTGTTGGACCAGGGGGCGCTGGGCAGGCTGCAGTACATGTACAGCAACCGCCTCAACTTGGGCACGGTGCGCACCGAGGAGAACATCCTATGGAGCTTTGCGCCGCATGACATCTCCATCTTTCAGTACTTTGTGGGTGCCCTGCCGGAGGCGGTGGTGTGCGAAGGCGGGGTGTTCCTGCAGCCGGACGTGCACGACACGACGATGACCGTGCTGCGCTATCCGGACAATGTGGTGGGTCACATCTTTGTTAGCTGGCTGCATCCGTTCAAGGAGCACCGGCTGGTGGTGATCGGCTCCAAGGGGATGGTGTCCTTCGAGGACTCGAGCGCGCGCAAGGAGCTGCTCTTTTACGAAAAGGGGATCGACTGGGTGGCTGGCGAGCCGGTCACGCGCGAAGGGGCGACGCGAGCCATCGATTATGAGAAAAAGATGCCGCTCACCGAAGAGCTGAGGCACTTTGTGGAGTGCGTGGAGCAGGACAAGGTGCCGTTGACCAATGCGCGCGTCGGGGTCGAAGTCCTGCGCATCTTGGAGATGGCGGAGGCGAGCCTGAAGAAGGTGCCACCTCCACGGCCGGTGCGCGAGTTTTACGCGCACGAGAGCGCGGTGGTGGACAAGGGGGCGAAGATCGGCAAGGGCACCAAGATCTGGCACAATTCGCAGGTGCAGGCCGGGGCGCAGATCGGCGAGAACTGTGTCATCGGGCATAACTGTTTCGTGGCGGGCAGGGCGGTGCTCGGCAACGGGGTCAAGTTAGAGTCGAACGTGGACGTGTGGGACCTGGTGACCTTGGAAGACTATGTATTTGCCGGGCCGTCGGCGGTGTTCACCAACGACATCAATCCGCGCTCGCGTTACCCCAAGGCCAAGTACCCGCAGTACGGCAAGTGGGTGCCGACGCTGGTGAAGCAGGGTGCGTCCATTGGGGCGAATGCGACGATTGTCTGCGGGGTGACCATCGGCAGGCATGCGTTCATCGGTGCCGGGGCAGTGGTCACGCGCGACGTGCCCGACTATGGGTTAGTGGTGGGCTCACCGGCGCGGCTCATCGGCTGGATGTGCGAATGCGGTACGCGCCTGCCACTGGCCAAAGAGCCACCCGACGGCTCCCATGCCCAATGCCCCACCTGCGCCCGCGGCTACCAATTCACCTCCGGCTCCCTGGTAGAAGTGTCCGAGGGCTAA
- a CDS encoding GxxExxY protein, which produces MTENDIAREVLNAAFAVHTKLGPGLFETVYEAALAHELRRRGLRVEQQKDLPVRYENVRIDVGFRMDLLVEDKVVVELKSVEEVVPVHKKQLLTYLRLADKRLGLLINFNTARLKDGITRIVNQLPE; this is translated from the coding sequence ATGACGGAAAACGACATTGCGAGAGAAGTATTGAACGCCGCGTTCGCGGTACACACGAAACTCGGCCCGGGACTCTTCGAGACCGTCTACGAGGCTGCGCTGGCCCATGAGCTGCGCAGACGCGGCCTGCGCGTGGAACAGCAGAAAGACTTGCCCGTGCGCTATGAGAACGTGCGCATCGATGTCGGCTTCCGCATGGACCTGCTGGTAGAGGATAAAGTGGTGGTGGAGCTCAAGTCAGTGGAGGAGGTGGTGCCGGTGCACAAGAAGCAACTGCTCACCTACCTGCGCCTCGCTGACAAACGCCTGGGCCTGCTCATCAACTTCAACACCGCGCGCCTCAAAGACGGCATCACGCGCATTGTCAACCAACTCCCCGAGTAG